A portion of the Corticium candelabrum chromosome 5, ooCorCand1.1, whole genome shotgun sequence genome contains these proteins:
- the LOC134179969 gene encoding neutral alpha-glucosidase AB-like isoform X3, which yields MLKVCVLLLLASIAHWAPAVDKSNFKCCNDCSFCKRHRNISPHSSPYVVRPESVTIESSSITLEIENTDNNVIFSAVLNSLADGRARLRIREKDPLRQRYEVEGALVGEPEEQPLNYDQRDDGSVTVGIENRKIVVSYKPFRVDFMIDDVAVVTLNAQGLLEFEHYREKVTRDAAPIDKQDVTPEEGEVNSEEHNNVNEEDANSVEVSQSNDKEEEGPEVDDVKPSPEDEKTEENEDEKTEENEDERENEEEDDDNDHHDDSASHKDDSGLWEEYFKSHYDSKPYGPSAVGMDISFPGCKYVYGIPEHADTLALKVTKDSTDPYRLYNLDVFEYELDNPMALYGSIPYMLAHSSHHTAGVFWHNAAETWVDVSSSTTGKSVLSRLMDYFKSEQDMPQIDTHWISESGIIDVFVLFGPKPRDVFRQYSNLTGPTPLPPLFALAYHQSRWNYRDQTDVEEVQSNFDKHDIPYDVLWLDIEHTDNKKIFTWDGQKFPDSVKMLNDLYHYGHRMVTIIDPHVREEENYHIHDEACSRQLFVRKSDRTRNESYSGHCWPGQSCWLDFVNPAVREWYASMFDLDKYQGSTLSLFTWNDMNEPSVFNGPEITMHKDVRHSDGYNDWEHRDVHNIYGMFQQQASSEGLVHRSDDKERPFVLSRAFFAGSQRFGAVWTGDNKAEWSHLAASMPMLMSISLAGLPFVGADVGGFFQNPSDELLKRWYQAGAYQPFFRAHAHMDTRRREPWVFCSETLNSIRESIRARYALLPYWYTEFYKTSQTGEPVMRPLWVDYPNDERTYSMQDQYLIGSDLLVKPVTSEGATSISVYLPDKNGVWYDQDDYTQYNGNQDLSLSVTIDKIPVFIRAGSIIPKKLRVRRSSEMMCNDPYTLYIALDKQGKASGLLYADDGHSFEYKTKGQFLLRSFEFSNNVLTSKSANPQGVYQSKSYIERVIILGLDSQPSSVTILEQASFFSIGSGQSLKFTYDARKRSLIVKKPGANIGKDFSLKLS from the exons ATGTTGAAGGTTTGTGTATTGCTTCTTCTAGCGTCCATTGCACATTGGGCGCCGGCAGTTGATAAGAGCAACTTCAAGTGTTGTAATGACTGCAGTTTTTGCAA ACGACATCGAAACATTTCTCCTCACAGTTCGCCATACGTAGTCAGACCTGAATCCGTTACAATCGAGTCGTCATCAATCACGTTGGAGATTGAGAACACTGACAACAACGTTATCTTCTCTGCTGTGTTGAATTCTCTAGCTGACGGCCGGGCAAGGTTGCGGATTCGAGAAAAGGATCCTTTGAGACAGCGTTATGAAGTGGAAGGCGCATTGGTTGGGGAACCTGAAGAGCAACC GTTGAATTATGATCAGAGAGATGATGGTAGTGTGACTGTTGGTATTGAGAATAGAAAGATTGTAGTGTCGTACAAACCGTTCAGAGTTGATTTTATGATTGATGATGTTGCCGTGGTGACGCTGAATGCACAGGGATTGTTGGAGTTTGAACACTATCGAGAGAAAGT TACTAGAGATGCTGCACCAATAGATAAACAAGATGTAACTCCTGAAGAAGGCGAGGTTAACTCTGAGGAACATAACAATGTAAACGAGGAAGATGCTAATAGTGTGG AAGTGTCTCAATCTAATGACAAGGAAGAAGAG GGACCAGAAGTTGATGATGTTAAGCCATCACCAGAAGATGAGAAAACTGAGGAAAATGAAGATGAGAAAACTGAGGAAAATGAAGATGAAAGGGAAAATGAGGAGGAGGACGACGACAACGATCACCATGATGATAGTGCAAGTCACAAGGATGATTCTGGACTTTGGGAGGAATATTTCAAGTCTCATTATGACTCAAAACCATATG GTCCTAGTGCTGTTGGTATGGACATTTCATTTCCTGGTTGTAAATATGTTTATGGCATTCCAGAACATGCAGACACTCTGGCACTAAAAGTCACCAA GGACAGTACAGATCCATATCGGTTGTACAACTTGGATGTGTTTGAATATGAATTGGATAATCCGATGGCTCTGTATGGTTCTATACCTTACATGTTGGCACACAGTTCACATCATACAGCTGGTGTTTTCTGGCACAATGCTGCAGAAACTTGGGTTGATGTTAGTTCATCAACAACAGGAAAG AGTGTGTTGTCAAGACTGATGGATTATTTCAAGTCAGAGCAAGATATGCCGCAAATTGACACACACTGGATATCAGAAAGCGGAATTATTGAtgtctttgtgttgtttgGACCAAAGCCACGGGATGTATTCCGACAATACAGTAACCTAACAGGACCGACACCATTGCCACCA CTCTTTGCGTTAGCATACCATCAGTCCCGTTGGAATTACAGGGACCAGACTGATGTTGAAGA AGTCCAAAGTAATTTTGATAAGCACGACATTCCCTATGATGTTCTGTGGTTAGATATTGAGCACACAGATAACAAGAA GATCTTTACTTGGGATGGTCAGAAATTTCCAGACTCAGTAAAGATGCTAAATGATTTGTATCATTATGGCCACAGG ATGGTGACTATTATCGATCCTCATGTGAGGGAAGAGGAAAACTACCACATTCATGAT GAGGCTTGTAGTAGACAACTCTTCGTAAGGAAGTCTGACAGAACACGAAACGAGAGCTACAGTGGTCATTGTTGGCCAG GTCAATCTTGTTGGCTGGATTTTGTGAATCCAGCAGTGAGGGAGTGGTATGCCAGCATGTTTGACTTAGATAAATATCAG GGCTCAACGTTGTCATTGTTTACATGGAATGACATGAATGAG CCATCTGTGTTTAATGGCCCTGAGATAACTATGCACAAAGATGTTCGTCACAGTGACGGCTACAATGACTGGGAACACAGAGATGTTCACAACATCTATGGAATGTTTCAACAGCAGGCTAGCTCTGAAGGTCTTGTACATAGATCAGATGACAAGGAGAGGCCTTTTGTGCTCTCAAGAGCATTCTTCGCTGGATCACAGAGATTCG GTGCTGTATGGACTGGTGACAACAAAGCTGAGTGGAGCCATCTGGCTGCAAGCATGCCAATGCTCATGTCAATCAGCTTGGCAGGTCTTCCCTTCGTTGGTGCAGATGTTGGTGGATTCTTCCAAAATCCCAGTGATGAGCTATTAAAAAGGTGGTACCAG GCTGGTGCATATCAGCCATTTTTCAGAGCACATGCTCACATGGATACAAGACGACGAGAACCATGGGTTTTTTGTTCTGAAACACTAAATTCAATTCGAGAGTCTATTAGGGCTCGTTATGCTCTCTTGCCTTATTGGTACACAGAATTTTACAAGACTTCACAAACTGGAGAGCCCGTCATGAG GCCACTGTGGGTTGATTATCCCAATGATGAAAGAACATACAGCATGCAAGACCAATACCTCATTG GTTCTGACCTTCTGGTGAAGCCTGTGACATCTGAAGGAGCAACTTCGATTTCAGTTTATCTCCCTGATAAAAATGGG GTGTGGTACGATCAAGATGACTATACACAATACAATGGTAACCAGGATCTCTCACTGTCAGTGACCATCGATAAG ATTCCTGTATTCATTCGAGCTGGTAGCATTATCCCAAAGAAGCTAAGAGTTAGAAGGTCATCTGAAATGATGTGCAATGACCCATACACACTGTACATTGCTTTGGACAAACAG GGTAAAGCATCAGGATTACTTTATGCTGATGATGGACACTCTTTTGAGTATAAGACAAAGGGCCAATTTTTGCTGAGATCCTTTGAGTTTTCCAACAACGTACTTACGAGCAA ATCTGCCAATCCTCAAGGTGTTTATCAGAGCAAGTCATACATCGAACGTGTAATTATATTGGGTCTTGATTCACAACCTTCTTCTGTCACTATTCTTGAACAAG CATCATTCTTTTCTATTGGCTCAGGACAGTCTCTCAAGTTCACATATGATGCTCGCAAACGGAGCCTGATTGTGAAGAAACCAGGGGCCAATATTGGCAAAGACTTCAGTCTTAAACTCAGTTGA
- the LOC134179969 gene encoding neutral alpha-glucosidase AB-like isoform X1 — protein MLKVCVLLLLASIAHWAPAVDKSNFKCCNDCSFCKRHRNISPHSSPYVVRPESVTIESSSITLEIENTDNNVIFSAVLNSLADGRARLRIREKDPLRQRYEVEGALVGEPEEQPLNYDQRDDGSVTVGIENRKIVVSYKPFRVDFMIDDVAVVTLNAQGLLEFEHYREKVTRDAAPIDKQDVTPEEGEVNSEEHNNVNEEDANSVEVSQSNDKEEEVVIDAPNGDHETDEPNIAVLEPKGPEVDDVKPSPEDEKTEENEDEKTEENEDERENEEEDDDNDHHDDSASHKDDSGLWEEYFKSHYDSKPYGPSAVGMDISFPGCKYVYGIPEHADTLALKVTKDSTDPYRLYNLDVFEYELDNPMALYGSIPYMLAHSSHHTAGVFWHNAAETWVDVSSSTTGKSVLSRLMDYFKSEQDMPQIDTHWISESGIIDVFVLFGPKPRDVFRQYSNLTGPTPLPPLFALAYHQSRWNYRDQTDVEEVQSNFDKHDIPYDVLWLDIEHTDNKKIFTWDGQKFPDSVKMLNDLYHYGHRMVTIIDPHVREEENYHIHDEACSRQLFVRKSDRTRNESYSGHCWPGQSCWLDFVNPAVREWYASMFDLDKYQGSTLSLFTWNDMNEPSVFNGPEITMHKDVRHSDGYNDWEHRDVHNIYGMFQQQASSEGLVHRSDDKERPFVLSRAFFAGSQRFGAVWTGDNKAEWSHLAASMPMLMSISLAGLPFVGADVGGFFQNPSDELLKRWYQAGAYQPFFRAHAHMDTRRREPWVFCSETLNSIRESIRARYALLPYWYTEFYKTSQTGEPVMRPLWVDYPNDERTYSMQDQYLIGSDLLVKPVTSEGATSISVYLPDKNGVWYDQDDYTQYNGNQDLSLSVTIDKIPVFIRAGSIIPKKLRVRRSSEMMCNDPYTLYIALDKQGKASGLLYADDGHSFEYKTKGQFLLRSFEFSNNVLTSKSANPQGVYQSKSYIERVIILGLDSQPSSVTILEQASFFSIGSGQSLKFTYDARKRSLIVKKPGANIGKDFSLKLS, from the exons ATGTTGAAGGTTTGTGTATTGCTTCTTCTAGCGTCCATTGCACATTGGGCGCCGGCAGTTGATAAGAGCAACTTCAAGTGTTGTAATGACTGCAGTTTTTGCAA ACGACATCGAAACATTTCTCCTCACAGTTCGCCATACGTAGTCAGACCTGAATCCGTTACAATCGAGTCGTCATCAATCACGTTGGAGATTGAGAACACTGACAACAACGTTATCTTCTCTGCTGTGTTGAATTCTCTAGCTGACGGCCGGGCAAGGTTGCGGATTCGAGAAAAGGATCCTTTGAGACAGCGTTATGAAGTGGAAGGCGCATTGGTTGGGGAACCTGAAGAGCAACC GTTGAATTATGATCAGAGAGATGATGGTAGTGTGACTGTTGGTATTGAGAATAGAAAGATTGTAGTGTCGTACAAACCGTTCAGAGTTGATTTTATGATTGATGATGTTGCCGTGGTGACGCTGAATGCACAGGGATTGTTGGAGTTTGAACACTATCGAGAGAAAGT TACTAGAGATGCTGCACCAATAGATAAACAAGATGTAACTCCTGAAGAAGGCGAGGTTAACTCTGAGGAACATAACAATGTAAACGAGGAAGATGCTAATAGTGTGG AAGTGTCTCAATCTAATGACAAGGAAGAAGAGGTGGTCATAGATGCACCTAATGGAGACCATGAAACAGATGAGCCTAATATTGCTGTACTTGAACCAAAGGGACCAGAAGTTGATGATGTTAAGCCATCACCAGAAGATGAGAAAACTGAGGAAAATGAAGATGAGAAAACTGAGGAAAATGAAGATGAAAGGGAAAATGAGGAGGAGGACGACGACAACGATCACCATGATGATAGTGCAAGTCACAAGGATGATTCTGGACTTTGGGAGGAATATTTCAAGTCTCATTATGACTCAAAACCATATG GTCCTAGTGCTGTTGGTATGGACATTTCATTTCCTGGTTGTAAATATGTTTATGGCATTCCAGAACATGCAGACACTCTGGCACTAAAAGTCACCAA GGACAGTACAGATCCATATCGGTTGTACAACTTGGATGTGTTTGAATATGAATTGGATAATCCGATGGCTCTGTATGGTTCTATACCTTACATGTTGGCACACAGTTCACATCATACAGCTGGTGTTTTCTGGCACAATGCTGCAGAAACTTGGGTTGATGTTAGTTCATCAACAACAGGAAAG AGTGTGTTGTCAAGACTGATGGATTATTTCAAGTCAGAGCAAGATATGCCGCAAATTGACACACACTGGATATCAGAAAGCGGAATTATTGAtgtctttgtgttgtttgGACCAAAGCCACGGGATGTATTCCGACAATACAGTAACCTAACAGGACCGACACCATTGCCACCA CTCTTTGCGTTAGCATACCATCAGTCCCGTTGGAATTACAGGGACCAGACTGATGTTGAAGA AGTCCAAAGTAATTTTGATAAGCACGACATTCCCTATGATGTTCTGTGGTTAGATATTGAGCACACAGATAACAAGAA GATCTTTACTTGGGATGGTCAGAAATTTCCAGACTCAGTAAAGATGCTAAATGATTTGTATCATTATGGCCACAGG ATGGTGACTATTATCGATCCTCATGTGAGGGAAGAGGAAAACTACCACATTCATGAT GAGGCTTGTAGTAGACAACTCTTCGTAAGGAAGTCTGACAGAACACGAAACGAGAGCTACAGTGGTCATTGTTGGCCAG GTCAATCTTGTTGGCTGGATTTTGTGAATCCAGCAGTGAGGGAGTGGTATGCCAGCATGTTTGACTTAGATAAATATCAG GGCTCAACGTTGTCATTGTTTACATGGAATGACATGAATGAG CCATCTGTGTTTAATGGCCCTGAGATAACTATGCACAAAGATGTTCGTCACAGTGACGGCTACAATGACTGGGAACACAGAGATGTTCACAACATCTATGGAATGTTTCAACAGCAGGCTAGCTCTGAAGGTCTTGTACATAGATCAGATGACAAGGAGAGGCCTTTTGTGCTCTCAAGAGCATTCTTCGCTGGATCACAGAGATTCG GTGCTGTATGGACTGGTGACAACAAAGCTGAGTGGAGCCATCTGGCTGCAAGCATGCCAATGCTCATGTCAATCAGCTTGGCAGGTCTTCCCTTCGTTGGTGCAGATGTTGGTGGATTCTTCCAAAATCCCAGTGATGAGCTATTAAAAAGGTGGTACCAG GCTGGTGCATATCAGCCATTTTTCAGAGCACATGCTCACATGGATACAAGACGACGAGAACCATGGGTTTTTTGTTCTGAAACACTAAATTCAATTCGAGAGTCTATTAGGGCTCGTTATGCTCTCTTGCCTTATTGGTACACAGAATTTTACAAGACTTCACAAACTGGAGAGCCCGTCATGAG GCCACTGTGGGTTGATTATCCCAATGATGAAAGAACATACAGCATGCAAGACCAATACCTCATTG GTTCTGACCTTCTGGTGAAGCCTGTGACATCTGAAGGAGCAACTTCGATTTCAGTTTATCTCCCTGATAAAAATGGG GTGTGGTACGATCAAGATGACTATACACAATACAATGGTAACCAGGATCTCTCACTGTCAGTGACCATCGATAAG ATTCCTGTATTCATTCGAGCTGGTAGCATTATCCCAAAGAAGCTAAGAGTTAGAAGGTCATCTGAAATGATGTGCAATGACCCATACACACTGTACATTGCTTTGGACAAACAG GGTAAAGCATCAGGATTACTTTATGCTGATGATGGACACTCTTTTGAGTATAAGACAAAGGGCCAATTTTTGCTGAGATCCTTTGAGTTTTCCAACAACGTACTTACGAGCAA ATCTGCCAATCCTCAAGGTGTTTATCAGAGCAAGTCATACATCGAACGTGTAATTATATTGGGTCTTGATTCACAACCTTCTTCTGTCACTATTCTTGAACAAG CATCATTCTTTTCTATTGGCTCAGGACAGTCTCTCAAGTTCACATATGATGCTCGCAAACGGAGCCTGATTGTGAAGAAACCAGGGGCCAATATTGGCAAAGACTTCAGTCTTAAACTCAGTTGA
- the LOC134179969 gene encoding neutral alpha-glucosidase AB-like isoform X2: MLKVCVLLLLASIAHWAPAVDKSNFKCCNDCSFCKRHRNISPHSSPYVVRPESVTIESSSITLEIENTDNNVIFSAVLNSLADGRARLRIREKDPLRQRYEVEGALVGEPEEQPLNYDQRDDGSVTVGIENRKIVVSYKPFRVDFMIDDVAVVTLNAQGLLEFEHYREKVTRDAAPIDKQDVTPEEGEVNSEEHNNVNEEDANSVEVSQSNDKEEEVVIDAPNGDHETDEPNIAVLEPKGPEVDDVKPSPEDEKTEENEDEKTEENEDERENEEEDDDNDHHDDSASHKDDSGLWEEYFKSHYDSKPYGPSAVGMDISFPGCKYVYGIPEHADTLALKVTKDSTDPYRLYNLDVFEYELDNPMALYGSIPYMLAHSSHHTAGVFWHNAAETWVDVSSSTTGKSVLSRLMDYFKSEQDMPQIDTHWISESGIIDVFVLFGPKPRDVFRQYSNLTGPTPLPPLFALAYHQSRWNYRDQTDVEEVQSNFDKHDIPYDVLWLDIEHTDNKKIFTWDGQKFPDSVKMLNDLYHYGHRMVTIIDPHVREEENYHIHDEACSRQLFVRKSDRTRNESYSGHCWPGQSCWLDFVNPAVREWYASMFDLDKYQGSTLSLFTWNDMNEPSVFNGPEITMHKDVRHSDGYNDWEHRDVHNIYGMFQQQASSEGLVHRSDDKERPFVLSRAFFAGSQRFGAVWTGDNKAEWSHLAASMPMLMSISLAGLPFVGADVGGFFQNPSDELLKRWYQAGAYQPFFRAHAHMDTRRREPWVFCSETLNSIRESIRARYALLPYWYTEFYKTSQTGEPVMRPLWVDYPNDERTYSMQDQYLIGSDLLVKPVTSEGATSISVYLPDKNGVWYDQDDYTQYNGNQDLSLSVTIDKIPVFIRAGSIIPKKLRVRRSSEMMCNDPYTLYIALDKQGKASGLLYADDGHSFEYKTKGQFLLRSFEFSNNVLTSKSANPQGVYQSKSYIERVIILGLDSQPSSVTILEQGQSLKFTYDARKRSLIVKKPGANIGKDFSLKLS, encoded by the exons ATGTTGAAGGTTTGTGTATTGCTTCTTCTAGCGTCCATTGCACATTGGGCGCCGGCAGTTGATAAGAGCAACTTCAAGTGTTGTAATGACTGCAGTTTTTGCAA ACGACATCGAAACATTTCTCCTCACAGTTCGCCATACGTAGTCAGACCTGAATCCGTTACAATCGAGTCGTCATCAATCACGTTGGAGATTGAGAACACTGACAACAACGTTATCTTCTCTGCTGTGTTGAATTCTCTAGCTGACGGCCGGGCAAGGTTGCGGATTCGAGAAAAGGATCCTTTGAGACAGCGTTATGAAGTGGAAGGCGCATTGGTTGGGGAACCTGAAGAGCAACC GTTGAATTATGATCAGAGAGATGATGGTAGTGTGACTGTTGGTATTGAGAATAGAAAGATTGTAGTGTCGTACAAACCGTTCAGAGTTGATTTTATGATTGATGATGTTGCCGTGGTGACGCTGAATGCACAGGGATTGTTGGAGTTTGAACACTATCGAGAGAAAGT TACTAGAGATGCTGCACCAATAGATAAACAAGATGTAACTCCTGAAGAAGGCGAGGTTAACTCTGAGGAACATAACAATGTAAACGAGGAAGATGCTAATAGTGTGG AAGTGTCTCAATCTAATGACAAGGAAGAAGAGGTGGTCATAGATGCACCTAATGGAGACCATGAAACAGATGAGCCTAATATTGCTGTACTTGAACCAAAGGGACCAGAAGTTGATGATGTTAAGCCATCACCAGAAGATGAGAAAACTGAGGAAAATGAAGATGAGAAAACTGAGGAAAATGAAGATGAAAGGGAAAATGAGGAGGAGGACGACGACAACGATCACCATGATGATAGTGCAAGTCACAAGGATGATTCTGGACTTTGGGAGGAATATTTCAAGTCTCATTATGACTCAAAACCATATG GTCCTAGTGCTGTTGGTATGGACATTTCATTTCCTGGTTGTAAATATGTTTATGGCATTCCAGAACATGCAGACACTCTGGCACTAAAAGTCACCAA GGACAGTACAGATCCATATCGGTTGTACAACTTGGATGTGTTTGAATATGAATTGGATAATCCGATGGCTCTGTATGGTTCTATACCTTACATGTTGGCACACAGTTCACATCATACAGCTGGTGTTTTCTGGCACAATGCTGCAGAAACTTGGGTTGATGTTAGTTCATCAACAACAGGAAAG AGTGTGTTGTCAAGACTGATGGATTATTTCAAGTCAGAGCAAGATATGCCGCAAATTGACACACACTGGATATCAGAAAGCGGAATTATTGAtgtctttgtgttgtttgGACCAAAGCCACGGGATGTATTCCGACAATACAGTAACCTAACAGGACCGACACCATTGCCACCA CTCTTTGCGTTAGCATACCATCAGTCCCGTTGGAATTACAGGGACCAGACTGATGTTGAAGA AGTCCAAAGTAATTTTGATAAGCACGACATTCCCTATGATGTTCTGTGGTTAGATATTGAGCACACAGATAACAAGAA GATCTTTACTTGGGATGGTCAGAAATTTCCAGACTCAGTAAAGATGCTAAATGATTTGTATCATTATGGCCACAGG ATGGTGACTATTATCGATCCTCATGTGAGGGAAGAGGAAAACTACCACATTCATGAT GAGGCTTGTAGTAGACAACTCTTCGTAAGGAAGTCTGACAGAACACGAAACGAGAGCTACAGTGGTCATTGTTGGCCAG GTCAATCTTGTTGGCTGGATTTTGTGAATCCAGCAGTGAGGGAGTGGTATGCCAGCATGTTTGACTTAGATAAATATCAG GGCTCAACGTTGTCATTGTTTACATGGAATGACATGAATGAG CCATCTGTGTTTAATGGCCCTGAGATAACTATGCACAAAGATGTTCGTCACAGTGACGGCTACAATGACTGGGAACACAGAGATGTTCACAACATCTATGGAATGTTTCAACAGCAGGCTAGCTCTGAAGGTCTTGTACATAGATCAGATGACAAGGAGAGGCCTTTTGTGCTCTCAAGAGCATTCTTCGCTGGATCACAGAGATTCG GTGCTGTATGGACTGGTGACAACAAAGCTGAGTGGAGCCATCTGGCTGCAAGCATGCCAATGCTCATGTCAATCAGCTTGGCAGGTCTTCCCTTCGTTGGTGCAGATGTTGGTGGATTCTTCCAAAATCCCAGTGATGAGCTATTAAAAAGGTGGTACCAG GCTGGTGCATATCAGCCATTTTTCAGAGCACATGCTCACATGGATACAAGACGACGAGAACCATGGGTTTTTTGTTCTGAAACACTAAATTCAATTCGAGAGTCTATTAGGGCTCGTTATGCTCTCTTGCCTTATTGGTACACAGAATTTTACAAGACTTCACAAACTGGAGAGCCCGTCATGAG GCCACTGTGGGTTGATTATCCCAATGATGAAAGAACATACAGCATGCAAGACCAATACCTCATTG GTTCTGACCTTCTGGTGAAGCCTGTGACATCTGAAGGAGCAACTTCGATTTCAGTTTATCTCCCTGATAAAAATGGG GTGTGGTACGATCAAGATGACTATACACAATACAATGGTAACCAGGATCTCTCACTGTCAGTGACCATCGATAAG ATTCCTGTATTCATTCGAGCTGGTAGCATTATCCCAAAGAAGCTAAGAGTTAGAAGGTCATCTGAAATGATGTGCAATGACCCATACACACTGTACATTGCTTTGGACAAACAG GGTAAAGCATCAGGATTACTTTATGCTGATGATGGACACTCTTTTGAGTATAAGACAAAGGGCCAATTTTTGCTGAGATCCTTTGAGTTTTCCAACAACGTACTTACGAGCAA ATCTGCCAATCCTCAAGGTGTTTATCAGAGCAAGTCATACATCGAACGTGTAATTATATTGGGTCTTGATTCACAACCTTCTTCTGTCACTATTCTTGAACAAG GACAGTCTCTCAAGTTCACATATGATGCTCGCAAACGGAGCCTGATTGTGAAGAAACCAGGGGCCAATATTGGCAAAGACTTCAGTCTTAAACTCAGTTGA
- the LOC134179717 gene encoding calcineurin subunit B type 1-like, with protein sequence MGNETSIPEDLGITTFDPEEIRRLGKRFQKMDLDKNGLLSVDEFMALPELQQNPLVQRVIEIFDQDGNGEIDFKEFIEGVSQFSVKGDRESKLKFAFQIYDIDNDGFISNGELFQVLKMMVGTNLKDIQLQQIVDKTIIIADLDGDGKISYQEFCALVGNTDVPSKMVVENI encoded by the exons ATG GGCAACGAGACGTCAATACCAGAAGACCTAGGCATAACCACGT TTGATCCTGAGGAAATAAGGCGGTTAGGAAAACGATTTCAGAAGATGGACTTGGACAAAAATGGTTTGCTGAGCGTGGACGAGTTCATGGCATTGCCGGAACTGCAGCAGAATCCGCTGGTGCAGAGGGTGATTGAGATATTTGATCAGGACGGCAATGGAGAGATCGACTTCAAGG AGTTTATTGAAGGTGTATCACAGTTCAGTGTGAAGGGAGACAGAGAATCAAAGCTGAAAT TTGCATTCCAGATTTATGACATAGATAACGATGGCTTTATCTCAAATGGAGAGCTGTTTCAGGTTCTTAAGATGATGGTTGGTACAAATCTTAAGGACATTCAGCTTCAGCAGATTGTTGACAAGACAATCATTATTGCCGATCTTGATGGAGATGGGAAAATTTCATATCAAGAGTTCTGCGCT TTGGTGGGAAACACAGATGTTCCATCTAAGATGGTTGTAGAGAACATTTAG